One Manihot esculenta cultivar AM560-2 chromosome 6, M.esculenta_v8, whole genome shotgun sequence DNA segment encodes these proteins:
- the LOC110617998 gene encoding F-box protein At5g07670, with product MSFLSEEPKTDTTQPLKKRSPSWSDLWLKNTKPLKHVVFAMQLQSLSSPTPNKGSKTKTQSQTPIPNFSKLDRTLLLSDELLLKILSKLTDSQRYHNCLVCKRWLNLQGRLVRSLKVLDWDFIESGRLIARFPNLTHVDLINGCVVTPHNSCIWLNHRFLSMNINSEVYGFVPNWRICEENLLPVEVVDRGLKALASSCPNLRKLIVIGASELGLLSVAEECPTLQELELHKCNDNVLRGIAACENLQILKLVGKVDGLYTSLVSDIGLTILAQGCKRLVKLQLTGCEGSFDGIKAIGQCCQMLEEFTLCDHRMDDGWLAALSYCENLKTLRFISCKKIDLNPGPDEYLGSCPALEKLHVQKCQFRDKNSVRALFKVCQAVREIVIQDCWGLDNDMFSSASVCRRVKLLSLEGCSLLTTHGLEALLLTCNELQHLRVESCKHIKDCEVSAALSTLFSVLKEFKWRPDTKSLLVSSLEETGLGKKGGKFFKKS from the exons ATGTCGTTTTTATCAGAGGAGCCAAAAACAGACACTACCCAACCATTGAAGAAGAGGTCACCAAGCTGGTCAGACCTCTGGCTAAAGAATACCAAACCCTTAAAGCATGTTGTCTTCGCTATGCAACTTCAGTCTCTATCTAGCCCCACTCCCAACAAAGGCTCCAAAACCAAAACTCAGTCTCAAACCCCAATCCCTAATTTCTCCAAGCTCGACCGTACCCTTCTCTTAAGCGACGAGCTTTTACTCAAAATCCTCTCTAAACTAACCGATTCGCAGAGATACCATAACTGCCTCGTTTGCAAGCGGTGGCTTAATCTCCAAGGCCGCCTTGTGCGGTCGTTGAAGGTGTTAGATTGGGATTTTATCGAGTCTGGTCGCTTAATTGCAAGATTCCCAAATCTGACCCATGTGGATTTGATTAACGGTTGTGTCGTTACGCCTCATAATTCTTGCATTTGGTTAAATCACAGGTTTCTTTCGATGAATATCAATTCTGAGGTTTATGGGTTTGTTCCCAATTGGCGTATTTGTGAGGAAAATTTGTTGCCTGTTGAGGTAGTTGATAGAGGGCTCAAAGCATTGGCCAGTTCTTGCCCTAATTTGCGCAAGCTCATAGTGATTGGTGCTAGTGAGTTAGGTTTGTTGAGTGTAGCTGAGGAGTGTCCAACTTTGCAAGAATTGGAGCTGCATAAGTGCAATGATAACGTCTTGCGTGGGATTGCAGCGTGCGAAAACTTGCAGATACTAAAACTTGTAGGAAAGGTGGATGGCCTTTATACATCTTTGGTTTCAGATATTGGATTGACTATTTTGGCTCAAGGGTGCAAGAGGTTAGTGAAGCTTCAGCTTACTGGATGTGAGGGTAGCTTTGATGGCATTAAAGCAATTGGGCAGTGTTGCCAAATGCTTGAGGAATTTACACTTTGTGATCATAGGATGGATGATGGGTGGTTGGCTGCACTTTCATATTGTGAGAATTTGAAAACTCTGAGGTTTATATCATGTAAGAAGATTGATCTTAATCCAGGTCCAGATGAGTATTTGGGATCCTGTCCAGCCCTTGAAAAGCTTCATGTGCAGAAATGTCAGTTCAGGGACAAAAATAGCGTGAGAGCTTTGTTTAAGGTGTGCCAAGCTGTAAGGGAAATTGTTATTCAGGACTGCTGGGGATTGGACAATGACATGTTTAGCTCAGCAAGTGTTTGCAG GAGGGTAAAGTTACTATCTTTAGAAGGATGCTCCTTGCTGACAACACATGGACTGGAGGCTTTACTTCTTACCTGTAATGAACTTCAACATCTTAGAGTAGAGTCCTGTAAGCACATAAAGGATTGTGAAGTCTCTGCCGCACTTTCGACCTTATTCTCTGTTCTTAAAGAGTTCAAATGGAGACCAGATACTAAATCTCTTCTTGTATCTAGCCTTGAGGAGACTGGTTTGGGAAAGAAAGGTGGTAAATTTTTCAAGAAGTCATAA
- the LOC110617265 gene encoding uncharacterized protein LOC110617265 translates to MGKDKEVAASSSNPIPDSNHNSGEDDSDPSKNPSFTSVNFSSRNASSKYDFVKVKVWLGDHADHYYVLSRFLLSRMLTVTKIPNHVAIKIALELKKLLIDNSLLDVSQSDLEANLFKLMERRGYGEEYINRYKMMTRFHHQRVPLVILVCGTACVGKSTIATQLAQRLNLPNVLQTDMVYELLRTSTDAPLGSTPVWARDFSSSEELITEFCRECRIVRKGLAGDLKKAMKDGKPIIIEGIHLDPSIYLMDEENKSSANVTEKTKEANLVSVINNDPAKQVENNTASDSCTDNSNSIVGNVSLEDGKSGDKLNKVPDPQESVTTAGCVSDNKGEIVTDTSREGDSTARKDKLGPKPIIIPIVLKMAEFDHKALLEEWIVTRTFSDKCPVQDKGRLITNLKIIQDYLCSFKSQGLTVANISATTFPQTLDWLHAYLLQCIEQGISSVSNENGRQPAER, encoded by the exons ATGGGCAAGGACAAGGAAGTCGCAGCTTCCTCTTCAAACCCTATTCCTGACTCTAACCATAACAGCGGTGAAGATGATTCCGATCCCTCAAAGAATCCTTCTTTTACCTCCGTCAATTTCTCTTCTCGGAATGCTTCCTCCAAATACGATTTTGTCAAG GTTAAGGTGTGGCTGGGCGATCACGCTGATCATTACTACGTTCTGTCCAGATTCTTGCTTAGCAGAATGTTGACTGTTACTAAG ATCCCTAACCACGTAGCTATTAAAATAGCACTGGAACTCAAGAAGCTGCTTATAGATAACAGTCTTCTAGATGT CTCTCAGTCTGATTTGGAAGCTAACTTATTTAAG CTCATGGAGCGGCGTGGATATGGGGAAGAGTACATCAATCGCTACAAGATGATGACAAG GTTTCATCATCAAAGAGTGCCACTGGTAATTCTTGTTTGTGGAACTGCATGCGTTGGGAAGTCTACCATAGCTACCCAACTTGCACAAAGGCTGAATTTGCCCAATGTCTTGCAG ACTGATATGGTGTATGAATTGCTGCGGACATCAACAGA TGCACCACTAGGATCTACTCCTGTATGGGCACGAGATTTCAGTTCCTCTGAGGAACTAATCACTGAATTTTGTAGAGAATGCCGAATTGTACGCAAGG GTTTGGCTGGTGATTTGAAGAAGGCAATGAAAGATGGAAAGCCAATTATAATTGAG GGGATACATTTGGATCCTAGCATTTATTTAATGGATGAAGAAAATAAGTCCTCGGCTAATGTGACAGAAAAAACTAAAGAAGCAAACCTTGTATCTGTGATCAATAATGATCCTGCAAAACAGGTGGAAAATAATACTGCAAGTGACAGTTGTACTGATAATAGCAACTCCATTGTCGGGAATGTGAGTTTGGAAGATGGGAAATCTGGTGATAAGTTGAATAAAGTTCCAGATCCACAGGAATCTGTTACCACAGCAGGCTGTGTTTCTGATAATAAAG GTGAAATTGTTACAGATACTAGTAGAGAGGGAGATTCTACTGCTAGGAAAGATAAATTGGGTCCTAAACCAATAATTATACCCATAGTTCTGAAGATGGCTGAATTTGATCATAAG GCGTTACTAGAGGAGTGGATAGTGACTCGCACATTTAGTGATAAATGTCCAGTCCAG GACAAAGGAAGGTTAATTACCAATCTGAAAATTATTCAGGACTACCTTTGCTCTTTTAAATCACAG GGTCTTACTGTTGCCAACATATCAGCAACAACATTCCCCCAGACACTTGATTGGCTGCATGCATATCTTCTTCAG